One Vanessa cardui chromosome 23, ilVanCard2.1, whole genome shotgun sequence DNA segment encodes these proteins:
- the LOC124539785 gene encoding rho-related BTB domain-containing protein 1, producing the protein MDNEQPHQELVKCVVVGDTAVGKTRLICARACNKHVSLSQLMTTHVPTVWAIDQYRIYKDVLERSWEVVDGVNVSLRLWDTFGDHEKDRRFAYGRSDVVLLCFSITNPISLRNCGAMWYPEIRRFCPNTPILLVGCKNDLRYMYRDETYLNYCKDRSPFIRAPRKSDLVMPDQGRALAHEFGIYYYETSVFTYYGVNEVFENAIRAALIARRQQRFWMTNLKRVQRPLLQAPFRPPRPLEPEVVIANSVLLENMATLLRQQYFSDMVIICGAKGFPVHRFVMAAACEAFHRLLTTDCVSLSAELARSSSESSMVSSMGEATTGEFNEDTEYLIRQDQAKQMRVWDQIKRRSSCQILPLSDNCKKPPDLYREVNHPAIISIRVVKCDKIQHATSQTQTIVTMSKLISQIVMQEIINFVYTGVIESGAFKQQSAAIGLLLEIRQAAELLGFHELTKLSQFILDQHLLFDKAFMHQFHTPLPTRLRDMCVEQNLFADVTFDLDDGIHLAHRAMLMARCDPMKAMFQGHFRESTSRVISFPGVKMYAFHILLCYIYSDKIPTVEPTRCLELLELANRLCMNRLVNLVEARVIDQLQHQDRLGEDDQVVEIALSLLESVKLHNAHNLSEWCTWRLCGAYDRVCRARHLSVASREYLADNRWPPVWYVKEFDYYQKCVTEQSKEQKEIRPTTSLQANQQTGCLCFSSKVRRESGPADATTALCRTDPQQPPL; encoded by the exons ATGGACAACGAGCAACCGCATCAAGAGCTGGTGAAATGCGTGGTTGTGGGAGATACGGCAGTTGGCAAGACGAGACTGATATGCGCACGCGCATGCAACAAGCACGTGTCACTGTCGCAGCTTATGACCACCCATGTGCCGACTGTATGGGCGATTGATCAGTATCGGATTTACAAAGAC GTTTTAGAACGATCATGGGAAGTAGTCGATGGCGTCAACGTTTCACTCAGATTATGGGATACCTTTGGCGATCATGAGAAGGACAGAAGATTCGCTTACGgaag ATCTgatgttgttttattatgtttttcaaTTACGAATCCAATATCATTGAGAAATTGCGGTGCGATGTGGTATCCGGAAATAAG GAGATTCTGCCCAAACACACCAATATTACTCGTGGGTTGTAAGAACGATCTAAGATATATGTACAGAGATGAAACGTATTTGAATTATTGCAAGGATCGAAGCCCATTTATCAG GGCTCCAAGAAAAAGCGATCTGGTGATGCCAGATCAAGGTCGCGCTTTGGCTCACGAATTCGGTATCTACTATTACGAAACATCAGTGTTCACATATTACGGTGTTAATGAAGTGTTCGAAAACGCAATACGAGCGGCTTTGATTGCAAGACGACAGCAGAGGTTTTGGATGACGAATTTGAAAAGAGTACAAAGACCATTGCTTCAG GCTCCATTCAGACCACCCAGACCTCTAGAGCCAGAAGTGGTCATTGCTAATAGTGTTCTTTTGGAAAATATGGCGACGCTTTTGAGGCAACAG TATTTCTCGGACATGGTGATAATTTGCGGCGCCAAAGGATTTCCGGTGCATCGATTCGTAATGGCCGCTGCTTGTGAAGCCTTCCATCGTCTCCTCACAACCGACTGTGTCAGCTTATCCGCAGAACTTGCAAGAAGCTCCAGTGAGAGCAGTATG GTAAGCAGCATGGGAGAAGCAACCACTGGCGAATTTAACGAAGATACGGAATACTTAATACGACAAGACCAAGCGAAACAGATGAG AGTATGGGATCAAATCAAACGTCGATCGTCTTGTCAGATTCTACCTCTCAGTGATAATTGCAAGAAACCGCCGGACTTATATAGAGAAGTGAATCATCCAGCCATTATATCTATAAGAGTTGTTAAG TGCGACAAGATCCAACATGCGACGTCACAGACACAGACAATAGTGACGATGAGTAAACTAATATCGCAGATCGTAATGCAGGAGATAATAAACTTTGTTTACACGGGCGTGATTGAAAGCGGAGCGTTTAAACAGCAG TCCGCTGCTATTGGATTATTACtg GAAATTCGTCAAGCGGCAGAGCTCCTCGGATTTCACGAGCTGACGAAACTCAGCCAATTTATACTCGACCAGCATTTGCTCTTCGATAAGGCTTTTATGCACCAGTTTCATACA CCATTACCTACGAGACTCCGCGATATGTGCGTGGAACAAAACTTATTTGCGGATGTAACCTTTGATCTGGATGATGGGATACACTTAGCTCACAGGGCGATGCTCATGGCGAGATGTGATCCTATGAAAGCGATGTTCCAAGGACATTTCAGGGAGAGCACTTCAAGAGTG ATATCTTTCCCAGGCGTTAAAATGTATGCGTTTCACATACTCCTTTGCTACATTTATTCCGACAAGATACCAACCGTGGAACCGACGAGATGTCTCGAATTGTTGGAGCTGGCGAACAGACTATGTATGAATAGATTAGTCAACCTCGTTGAGGCTAGGGTCATAGATCAACTACAGCACCAGGATAG aCTCGGAGAAGATGATCAGGTTGTGGAAATCGCACTTTCATTGCTCGAGTCTGTAAAG CTGCACAACGCGCACAACCTATCGGAGTGGTGCACATGGCGTCTGTGCGGCGCGTACGACCGCGTGTGCCGCGCGCGACACCTCAGCGTGGCGTCCCGGGAGTACTTGGCCGACAACCGCTGGCCGCCCGTGTG GTACGTTAAAGAGTTCGACTACTACCAGAAATGCGTCACGGAACAGTCAAAGGAACAAAAAGAAATCCGACCGACGACATCATTACAGGCCAATCAGCAGACTGGCTGTTTATGTTTTTcca GTAAAGTGCGTCGCGAGAGCGGCCCGGCTGACGCCACGACCGCGCTGTGCCGCACCGACCCGCAGCAGCCGCCCCTCTGA
- the LOC124539866 gene encoding H/ACA ribonucleoprotein complex subunit 2-like protein — protein MGKVKQEPVDQEEQGDVSIKSEPQSYDDKVEHCSIIAKPMASKKLSKKIYKLIKKSSGHKNYIRNGLKIVQKQLRLGEKGIVVFAGDISPIEIMCHLPAVCEEKDVPYCYTPSRKDIGSAMGTMRGCIMVLVKEHDEYKELFDEVRGEIKLLGHPL, from the exons atggGTAAAGTTAAACAAGAACCAGTAGACCAAGAAGAGCAAGGTGATGTTAGTATCAAAAGTGAGCCCCAAAGCTATGACGATAAGGTAGAACACTGCAGTATTATTGCTAAACCGATGGCGTCCAAAAAGCTCAGTAAGAAAATTTACAAACTAATCAAAAAATCTAGTggacataaaaattatatcagaaACGGTTtgaaaattgtacaaaaacaGCTTCGCTTAGGAGAAAAGGG GATAGTAGTGTTCGCGGGCGACATATCTCCAATTGAAATTATGTGTCACTTACCAGCAGTTTGTGAAGAGAAAGACGTTCCATACTGCTACACACCAAGCCGTAAAGACATCGGTTCCGCCATGGGAACGATGAGAGGATGTATCATGGTACTCGTAAAAGAACATGATGAATACAAAGAATTGTTTGATGAAGTTCGAGGTGAAATAAAACTACTCGGACatccattataa